In one window of Rhodospirillaceae bacterium DNA:
- a CDS encoding cobyric acid synthase yields the protein MTAKALMFQGTGSDVGKSLMVAGLARALVRRGLKVLPFKPQNMSNNAAVTKEGGEIGRAQALQAQAAKVDATVDMNPVLLKPQSDVGAQVVVRGKVRGNAKARDYQKLKPDLLPEVMESFERLKEDADIVLIEGAGSASEINLRDGDIANMGFATAADVPVVLVADIDRGGVIGSLVGTWHVVTDAEKKLIAGYIINKFRGDQSLFDDGIKIIEEQTSLSCFGVVPYLPIVAQLPAEDSMALEQTRPDGIDGTVKITVPRLAHISNFDDFDPLIAEPSVQLDFIPPGQALPGDADLVILPGSKATIADLTDFQVHGWDLDLKTHIRRGGSVLGICGGYQMLGTHLFDPEGIEGASNDVPGLGYLELQTILTSDKSLSEVSGTAFASLGKVRGYEMHSGQTMGSAINQPFATLEGHADGAVSEDGKIMGCYIHGLFAEDEFRSAFLNRLRPGSGSGLNYEAEVERALESLADSLENALDIDALIKAAR from the coding sequence ATGACGGCAAAGGCATTGATGTTTCAGGGTACGGGCTCTGATGTTGGCAAATCGCTGATGGTCGCAGGGCTCGCTCGAGCATTGGTTCGACGCGGTCTCAAAGTTTTACCGTTCAAACCACAAAACATGTCCAACAATGCAGCCGTGACAAAAGAGGGTGGTGAGATCGGACGCGCCCAAGCGTTGCAAGCGCAAGCCGCCAAAGTTGACGCAACCGTAGATATGAACCCGGTGCTGCTAAAACCGCAATCGGATGTTGGGGCGCAGGTTGTGGTGCGCGGTAAGGTGCGCGGCAATGCCAAGGCGCGGGACTATCAGAAATTAAAACCGGACCTTTTGCCCGAAGTCATGGAAAGTTTTGAACGTCTGAAAGAAGATGCGGACATTGTCTTGATCGAAGGGGCTGGCAGCGCGTCGGAAATTAATCTGCGGGACGGCGACATCGCCAACATGGGATTCGCCACTGCAGCAGATGTCCCTGTTGTCCTGGTCGCGGACATTGATCGAGGCGGCGTAATCGGCAGCCTTGTCGGTACATGGCATGTTGTCACTGACGCAGAAAAAAAATTAATCGCGGGCTATATCATCAACAAATTTCGCGGCGACCAAAGCCTGTTTGATGATGGAATAAAAATTATTGAGGAACAGACAAGCTTAAGCTGTTTCGGAGTCGTCCCCTATTTACCCATCGTCGCTCAACTGCCTGCAGAAGACAGCATGGCTTTGGAACAGACGCGTCCAGACGGCATCGATGGGACGGTCAAAATCACCGTGCCGCGCCTTGCCCACATTTCTAATTTTGACGATTTCGATCCGCTGATTGCCGAGCCTTCCGTCCAATTGGATTTTATTCCCCCAGGCCAGGCCCTGCCGGGGGACGCCGACTTGGTTATCCTGCCGGGTTCCAAAGCAACGATTGCGGACCTTACAGATTTCCAAGTTCACGGATGGGATTTGGATTTGAAAACCCACATTCGCAGAGGTGGTTCTGTCCTTGGCATTTGCGGCGGCTATCAAATGCTGGGGACCCACTTGTTCGATCCAGAAGGAATTGAGGGGGCATCCAACGATGTTCCCGGCCTTGGGTACTTGGAACTTCAAACCATTTTAACCAGCGACAAAAGTCTTTCGGAAGTTAGCGGCACGGCGTTTGCCTCTCTTGGCAAAGTCCGCGGCTACGAAATGCATTCGGGTCAAACGATGGGATCTGCGATTAACCAACCGTTTGCGACCCTAGAAGGTCACGCTGATGGCGCTGTTTCCGAAGATGGGAAAATCATGGGCTGTTATATCCACGGTCTGTTCGCCGAAGATGAATTCCGCAGCGCCTTTCTAAATCGATTGAGGCCAGGGAGCGGAAGTGGTCTGAACTACGAGGCAGAGGTTGAACGCGCCTTGGAATCTCTAGCGGACAGTTTGGAAAATGCACTTGATATAGACGCGCTCATAAAAGCAGCCCGCTAA
- the cobI gene encoding precorrin-2 C(20)-methyltransferase, with protein sequence MTAKGKLWGIGLGPGDPDLITLKALKILQAVDVVAYPAPLEGESFARSIAAPHLAGKQVEYPIRIPMVADRGPAQDVYDVAAKDLGTHLIAGRTVAVLCEGDPFFYGSFMYLFQRLIDDFDVEVVPGVSSVMACAAEAGMPLGERTDVITILPASLSEIDLENKLRDTDTAVIMKVGRHLSKVRTIVERLGLIAEACYVERATLPEQRIIPLAEISDDAAPYFSMILVQSNGGRS encoded by the coding sequence ATGACCGCAAAAGGTAAATTATGGGGGATTGGATTGGGTCCAGGTGATCCTGACCTGATAACCCTGAAGGCGCTAAAAATTCTGCAAGCCGTTGATGTTGTTGCCTACCCGGCACCGTTGGAAGGTGAAAGTTTTGCCCGCTCCATCGCCGCCCCTCATTTAGCGGGCAAACAAGTTGAATACCCCATTCGAATTCCCATGGTAGCGGACCGAGGCCCGGCACAAGATGTATATGACGTCGCCGCGAAAGATTTGGGGACACATTTAATTGCTGGGCGCACGGTGGCTGTGCTCTGTGAAGGCGATCCGTTTTTCTATGGATCGTTCATGTATCTGTTCCAACGGTTGATTGATGATTTTGATGTCGAGGTCGTGCCAGGCGTTAGCTCCGTCATGGCGTGTGCGGCGGAAGCGGGCATGCCGTTAGGCGAACGAACAGATGTCATTACCATTTTACCGGCATCCCTTTCCGAGATTGACCTGGAAAATAAACTTAGAGATACCGACACTGCCGTGATTATGAAGGTAGGGAGACATCTCTCTAAAGTGCGTACTATTGTGGAAAGGCTGGGGCTTATTGCCGAAGCGTGCTACGTGGAACGGGCGACGTTACCTGAGCAAAGAATTATTCCCTTGGCAGAAATATCCGATGATGCAGCACCCTATTTTTCAATGATTTTAGTTCAATCAAATGGGGGGAGATCATGA
- the cobO gene encoding cob(I)yrinic acid a,c-diamide adenosyltransferase, whose product MTDDLSEEELNARANEKRRKHKQAKDRILAKKTKEGSLLMVHTGKGKGKTTAAMGLAMRCIGHGMKVGIVQFVKGKWETGERAVLDKFPDLVTITAMGEGFTWETQDRARDIAAATAAWDRAQQMINDPDYGLVVLDEINIVLRNDYLDIKDIVAFLTSRQPGGHVMCTGRNAKPELIEAADLVTEMTEIKHHFRADFKAQTGIEF is encoded by the coding sequence GTGACCGATGACTTATCGGAAGAAGAACTCAACGCCCGCGCCAACGAAAAGCGCCGCAAACACAAACAGGCGAAAGATCGTATCTTGGCAAAAAAAACCAAGGAAGGCAGCCTGCTAATGGTTCACACCGGCAAAGGAAAAGGCAAGACCACCGCTGCCATGGGCTTAGCCATGCGCTGCATCGGTCACGGTATGAAGGTCGGCATCGTGCAGTTCGTGAAAGGCAAATGGGAGACGGGTGAACGGGCGGTGCTTGATAAGTTTCCGGACCTTGTCACGATCACGGCCATGGGCGAAGGCTTTACCTGGGAGACCCAAGACCGCGCCCGCGATATCGCCGCCGCCACCGCTGCGTGGGACCGGGCACAACAAATGATCAATGACCCTGACTACGGCCTCGTCGTATTGGATGAGATTAACATCGTGCTTCGAAACGACTATCTGGACATTAAAGATATCGTTGCGTTTTTGACATCAAGGCAACCCGGTGGGCATGTCATGTGCACGGGCCGAAATGCCAAACCGGAATTAATCGAGGCCGCTGATCTGGTCACGGAGATGACAGAAATCAAGCATCACTTTCGTGCGGACTTTAAAGCTCAGACCGGGATTGAGTTTTAA
- the cbiE gene encoding precorrin-6y C5,15-methyltransferase (decarboxylating) subunit CbiE yields the protein MSTTPWVTIVGIGMNGVEGLTPEQRQAIDDADILAGGKRHLEMIPDNGSERLQWRAPFIESLEKVLAYKGRKVTVLATGDPMWFGIGATLSHRVGEDEMKVLPAPSAFSLAAARMAWPLADIECLSTHGRPIETLISFLTPDAKLLILTANGDAPKDIAKLLVAQGFGESRFTVLGNLGSDDELKIESPAAEWGGKEAPDLNTVAVICHAGLNARIFPRTGGLPDNAFIHDGQITKREVRAVTLSSLQPLPGQLLWDVGAGCGSIAIEWMRSARNARAFSIEKNPKRRDMIKNNALGLGTPSLEIVAGSAPDEFRDLEAPDAIFIGGGLTTNNVLSSCWKALKSGGRIVANSVTLESEAMLIDAQNNFGGELIKISIDRTREVGSFNRWKPLAPVTQWQAIKP from the coding sequence ATGAGCACCACGCCTTGGGTCACAATTGTCGGCATTGGTATGAATGGTGTTGAGGGTCTAACGCCTGAGCAACGCCAAGCCATCGACGACGCAGACATCCTGGCCGGTGGAAAACGCCACTTGGAAATGATCCCTGATAATGGGAGTGAACGCTTACAATGGCGCGCGCCGTTTATTGAGTCATTAGAAAAAGTCCTAGCATACAAGGGCCGAAAAGTTACCGTCTTGGCTACGGGCGATCCCATGTGGTTCGGCATTGGTGCGACATTGAGCCATAGGGTTGGAGAGGATGAAATGAAAGTCCTGCCCGCACCGTCGGCTTTTTCTTTGGCAGCTGCACGGATGGCCTGGCCGCTTGCCGACATTGAATGCCTGAGCACACATGGCCGTCCGATTGAGACGTTGATTTCCTTCCTAACCCCAGATGCAAAATTATTGATACTCACTGCCAACGGTGACGCACCAAAAGACATAGCAAAATTATTGGTGGCGCAGGGGTTCGGTGAAAGCCGGTTCACGGTACTGGGAAATTTAGGTAGTGATGATGAACTAAAGATTGAATCACCTGCTGCTGAGTGGGGCGGCAAAGAAGCACCTGACCTCAATACCGTTGCTGTGATTTGCCACGCCGGACTGAACGCTAGAATCTTTCCACGCACAGGTGGATTACCTGACAATGCTTTCATCCACGACGGCCAAATAACCAAGCGCGAAGTTCGTGCCGTGACCCTATCATCGCTGCAACCCTTGCCCGGCCAATTATTGTGGGATGTCGGGGCCGGATGCGGATCAATCGCAATTGAGTGGATGCGCAGTGCCCGCAATGCCCGCGCTTTTTCTATCGAGAAAAACCCTAAAAGAAGGGACATGATAAAAAATAATGCACTTGGATTGGGAACGCCAAGTTTGGAAATAGTTGCGGGATCCGCACCAGATGAATTTAGGGACTTGGAAGCACCGGACGCGATTTTCATTGGCGGTGGACTAACGACAAACAATGTCTTGTCATCCTGTTGGAAAGCGCTCAAGTCCGGAGGGCGCATCGTCGCTAACTCGGTTACGTTGGAAAGTGAGGCCATGCTAATTGACGCTCAAAATAACTTTGGCGGCGAGCTGATTAAAATATCCATCGACCGAACCCGTGAAGTCGGCAGCTTTAATCGCTGGAAGCCACTGGCCCCAGTGACTCAGTGGCAAGCGATCAAGCCATGA
- the cobN gene encoding cobaltochelatase subunit CobN, protein MHLLVTQPGDIADGEEAVDLGQSPGEIVVLSAAASDLSLLANVRQSLGEGFPTLRLANLLQLSHNMSVDVYMEDTLAHAKLVVIRLLGGIGYWTYGIEQVQALAREKGFLLAVVPGDDNPDPELDRASNLPTDACHRLWQYGVQGGPDNAEQFLRYAASLLNEDDDWLEPKPLIRAGVYWPNVAEPNLKDIRNHWISNAPVTAIVFYRALLQAGNLKPIDAMIEALRAEGLNPLPIFTASLKEPVAAKIVETILCEAPPDVILNCTGFAVSTPGDNIMVTPYTSSDCSVLQVVLAGGNQENWADGTRGLSPTDLAMNVALPEVDGRILSRAVSFKAPGRFDAATETTIVEYEPIPDRINFVAALACAWARLKNTEASDRRVAIILANYPNKDGRLGNGVGLDTPAGVATTLHRLKAEGYNLGSQYPSTGEDLIKILLAGPTNAPGIRQGEEYFSISDYARYFNALPDTIQKQMTERWGDPEDDPFVTNNKFILPVHRFDNIIIGVQPARGYNIDPTETYHDPDLVPPHGYLAFYAWVRNTLDAHAIIHFGKHGNLEWLPGKAVALSKYCFPEVALGPVPHLYPFIVNDPGEGTQAKRRSQAVIIDHLTPPMTRAESYGPLRDLEQLVDEYYQAAGMDPRRLKVLGKEILDLSADIGLDKDVGIISTDDEGAALGKLDNYLCELKELQIRDGLHIFGKAPEGRLATDLLVALARLPRGDGKSENASIIRALCEDLGLSGFDPLDCVMGDLWEGPTPDVLMSQSDDPWRTFGDMIERLEILAQALVAGEAQLAPEWVATKRVLKFIESILRPTLESCGENELKGLMTGLEGRFVVPGPSGAPTRGRPDVLPTGRNFYSIDNRAVPTLAAWKLGWKSASLLIEHHFQEYGDFPRRLALSAWGTSNMRTGGDDIAQALALMGVQPVWDKNAHRVTGFEVMPLDVLGRPRVDVVFRVSGFFRDAFPAQVNLLDSAVRAVAALDEPADLNPLAAQVQTDANTFGRDGMNKDEALRRAAFRVFGSKPGAYGAGLQALIDERCWETDEDLADAYLAWGGYAYGDGADGDAAEDLFKARLAGVEVVVQNQDNREHDILDSDDYYQFEGGITAAVRHLSGAQPTLYHNDHSRPESPRIRTLADEIGRVVRARAANPKWIDGVMRHGYKGAFEMAATVDYLFAFAATARVVEDHHFDQVFDAYLGNNDVREFIRQHNPAALKEMAERFDEAVRRDLWRPRSNSAHNLLNSLLESPTEGATP, encoded by the coding sequence ATGCACCTGCTTGTCACCCAACCCGGCGATATCGCAGATGGCGAAGAGGCCGTTGACCTTGGTCAGTCTCCCGGTGAAATTGTGGTCCTATCTGCGGCTGCTAGCGACCTTTCTCTGCTGGCCAACGTGCGTCAAAGTTTGGGCGAAGGTTTTCCAACCCTCCGGCTCGCCAATCTATTACAACTCAGCCACAACATGTCGGTTGATGTCTACATGGAAGACACTTTAGCGCACGCCAAGTTAGTTGTGATTCGATTGTTAGGAGGAATTGGTTATTGGACGTATGGGATTGAACAGGTGCAGGCATTGGCCCGCGAAAAAGGGTTCTTACTTGCCGTTGTTCCCGGAGATGATAACCCTGACCCCGAATTAGATCGGGCTTCCAACCTACCGACAGATGCCTGCCATAGGCTGTGGCAATATGGCGTTCAGGGTGGACCGGATAATGCCGAACAGTTTTTGCGCTATGCAGCGTCGCTGTTAAACGAAGACGACGATTGGCTGGAACCAAAGCCTTTGATTCGAGCTGGCGTTTATTGGCCTAACGTCGCTGAACCCAACCTGAAGGACATTCGTAATCATTGGATATCTAACGCCCCCGTAACGGCGATTGTTTTTTATCGCGCGCTCCTGCAAGCCGGAAATCTAAAACCCATTGATGCCATGATTGAGGCATTGCGTGCGGAAGGTCTCAATCCTTTGCCGATTTTCACAGCCAGCCTAAAAGAACCGGTTGCGGCAAAAATTGTTGAGACGATTTTGTGTGAGGCACCCCCTGACGTGATTCTAAACTGTACCGGGTTTGCCGTCTCCACCCCTGGCGATAATATTATGGTGACACCATACACATCATCAGATTGTTCCGTCTTGCAAGTGGTCTTGGCAGGCGGCAACCAAGAAAATTGGGCTGACGGTACACGCGGGTTGTCGCCAACAGACCTAGCCATGAACGTTGCCCTACCCGAAGTCGATGGACGCATTCTGTCACGCGCAGTTTCATTTAAGGCCCCCGGCAGATTTGATGCTGCAACCGAAACCACCATCGTTGAATACGAACCGATTCCTGATCGCATCAACTTTGTCGCGGCCTTGGCGTGCGCTTGGGCCAGACTTAAAAATACCGAAGCATCTGATCGGCGCGTCGCGATCATTCTCGCCAACTACCCCAATAAGGATGGTCGGTTGGGCAATGGCGTTGGCTTGGATACGCCAGCTGGTGTGGCGACCACGCTTCATAGGCTAAAGGCCGAGGGTTATAATCTAGGCTCCCAATATCCCAGCACAGGCGAAGACTTAATCAAAATTCTCCTGGCAGGACCTACCAATGCTCCCGGTATTAGACAGGGTGAAGAATATTTTTCTATATCCGACTACGCCAGATATTTTAACGCCCTGCCCGACACCATCCAAAAACAAATGACTGAACGTTGGGGTGACCCAGAAGACGATCCCTTTGTCACTAACAATAAATTTATCCTGCCCGTTCACCGCTTCGACAACATCATTATCGGGGTGCAACCCGCACGCGGCTATAACATCGACCCGACTGAAACGTATCACGACCCTGACCTCGTCCCACCGCATGGGTACTTGGCATTTTATGCTTGGGTCAGAAATACGCTGGATGCTCACGCCATCATTCACTTCGGTAAACACGGTAATTTGGAATGGCTGCCGGGTAAGGCTGTCGCCCTATCAAAATATTGTTTCCCGGAAGTGGCACTTGGTCCAGTGCCTCACCTCTACCCCTTTATTGTGAATGATCCCGGCGAGGGCACCCAGGCCAAGCGCCGATCCCAAGCCGTGATTATTGATCACCTGACGCCGCCGATGACCCGGGCGGAAAGCTATGGCCCGTTGCGTGATTTGGAACAATTGGTGGATGAATATTATCAAGCAGCCGGTATGGACCCTCGCCGACTAAAAGTCTTGGGCAAAGAGATTTTGGACCTAAGTGCCGACATCGGCCTCGACAAAGACGTCGGCATTATCTCCACTGATGACGAGGGGGCCGCGCTGGGAAAACTAGATAATTATTTATGTGAGCTCAAAGAATTACAAATTCGCGATGGCCTGCATATTTTTGGAAAAGCGCCTGAGGGTCGTTTAGCGACGGACCTCTTGGTAGCGTTGGCGCGGCTGCCTCGGGGTGATGGCAAGTCAGAAAACGCGTCGATCATTCGTGCCCTTTGTGAAGATCTAGGCCTCAGTGGATTTGATCCCCTGGACTGTGTGATGGGCGATCTTTGGGAAGGCCCTACCCCCGATGTCCTAATGTCTCAGTCTGATGACCCATGGCGAACTTTTGGGGACATGATTGAACGGCTGGAAATTTTGGCTCAGGCTCTGGTTGCAGGTGAAGCACAGCTTGCACCCGAATGGGTCGCGACAAAGCGCGTCCTAAAATTTATCGAGAGCATACTTCGTCCGACCTTAGAATCCTGCGGAGAGAACGAGTTGAAGGGATTGATGACGGGACTAGAAGGAAGGTTCGTTGTTCCTGGTCCCAGCGGTGCGCCAACTCGGGGCCGACCCGATGTCCTGCCTACGGGTCGAAATTTTTATTCCATCGACAATCGCGCCGTGCCGACATTGGCGGCATGGAAGTTGGGCTGGAAATCTGCGTCCCTGTTGATTGAGCATCACTTCCAAGAATACGGCGACTTCCCCCGGCGGCTTGCCCTCAGCGCCTGGGGAACATCGAACATGCGGACCGGCGGTGATGATATTGCACAAGCCTTGGCGCTGATGGGAGTGCAGCCCGTTTGGGACAAAAATGCCCATCGGGTTACCGGGTTTGAAGTCATGCCGCTGGATGTTTTGGGGCGGCCACGGGTTGATGTGGTCTTCCGCGTTTCTGGTTTTTTCCGCGATGCCTTTCCGGCTCAAGTCAACCTATTGGATTCTGCCGTTCGTGCCGTTGCGGCCTTGGACGAACCTGCCGACTTAAACCCCCTCGCGGCCCAAGTGCAGACCGATGCCAATACATTTGGCCGCGATGGAATGAACAAAGATGAAGCTCTGCGTCGCGCGGCCTTCAGAGTGTTCGGGTCTAAACCCGGTGCATACGGTGCAGGCCTACAAGCCCTGATTGATGAGAGATGTTGGGAGACGGATGAAGATTTAGCCGACGCCTATTTGGCCTGGGGCGGTTACGCCTATGGGGATGGTGCCGACGGCGATGCGGCTGAAGACTTATTTAAGGCCCGGTTAGCTGGCGTGGAAGTCGTGGTTCAAAATCAAGACAACCGCGAACACGATATATTGGACAGTGATGATTATTACCAGTTCGAGGGCGGCATTACCGCAGCCGTCCGGCATTTATCAGGCGCCCAACCTACCCTCTATCACAACGACCATTCACGCCCCGAAAGCCCGCGCATCCGGACCCTGGCTGATGAAATTGGTCGGGTGGTTCGGGCCCGCGCCGCCAACCCAAAATGGATTGATGGCGTCATGCGCCATGGCTACAAGGGCGCGTTTGAAATGGCGGCGACGGTGGATTATTTGTTTGCCTTCGCCGCGACAGCAAGGGTGGTTGAAGATCATCACTTCGATCAGGTTTTTGATGCTTACTTAGGGAACAATGACGTGCGGGAATTTATAAGGCAGCATAATCCCGCAGCGCTTAAGGAAATGGCAGAACGGTTCGATGAAGCCGTGCGACGGGACCTCTGGCGGCCACGATCCAATTCAGCCCATAATCTTTTGAACAGCCTTTTAGAAAGCCCAACAGAAGGAGCGACACCGTGA
- a CDS encoding precorrin-8X methylmutase: MEYLRDPAEIYRASFAAIRAESDLSSVPTELHDVALRIVHSCADPDIIKDLRWRGDVVGAARDALNSGAPILVDSRMTETGIIKSRLPRDNPVICTLNEPGVPNLAEKIGNTRSAAAIELWPPNLKGAVVAIGNAPTALFHLMELLDDPATPAPAAIFAFPVGFIGAAESKDALVSFKPDTPYVTLQGRRGGSAFAAAAVNAVAGGLES, from the coding sequence TTGGAATACCTTCGCGATCCAGCGGAAATTTATCGGGCATCGTTTGCCGCCATTCGTGCGGAATCGGATTTAAGCTCTGTGCCGACGGAACTACATGACGTGGCGCTTCGTATCGTCCACTCTTGCGCTGATCCCGATATCATAAAAGACCTGAGGTGGCGGGGCGATGTCGTGGGCGCAGCGCGGGATGCCTTAAACTCAGGCGCACCTATTTTGGTTGATTCGCGAATGACCGAGACTGGAATTATCAAATCTCGCCTGCCGCGGGACAATCCTGTCATCTGCACCTTAAACGAACCGGGCGTACCCAACTTGGCAGAAAAAATCGGCAACACCCGATCCGCGGCTGCGATTGAACTTTGGCCGCCTAATTTGAAAGGGGCCGTGGTCGCCATTGGCAATGCACCGACCGCTTTGTTTCATTTGATGGAATTGTTAGATGATCCGGCGACTCCCGCCCCTGCCGCTATTTTTGCATTCCCCGTCGGTTTTATCGGCGCTGCTGAATCTAAAGACGCCTTAGTTTCGTTCAAACCTGATACCCCTTACGTAACGCTTCAAGGAAGACGGGGTGGCAGCGCTTTCGCCGCAGCGGCGGTCAATGCGGTGGCTGGAGGATTGGAATCATGA
- a CDS encoding cobalamin biosynthesis protein yields the protein MLPLEIFAVVTLALLLDVAIGDPKRLYALVPHPVVLIGRIIGAMDEVLNRDEIKSRLKKMLGILLVISLCSGMAIIGILISGALAEHYWGWVAEAFVISMFLAGKSLADHVAAVRYALVNEDLEEGRVAVSAIVGRDTEALDEAGVVRAAIESLAENFSDGVVAPVFWALLFGLPGILVYKAINTADSMIGHKTEKHRDFGWAAARLDDLLNLIPARISGFLIVAGAALSRGLSATGGIRTIIRDARHHRSPNAGYPEAAMAGVLGVRLAGPRQYGDEMIEDAWMGDGREEATPDDIGQALRVYWVALAILALDCGALSGLLL from the coding sequence ATGTTGCCGCTGGAAATCTTTGCTGTCGTTACTCTCGCCCTGCTTTTGGACGTGGCGATTGGTGATCCAAAGCGCCTTTATGCCCTCGTTCCCCATCCTGTGGTTTTGATTGGGCGGATCATCGGGGCGATGGATGAAGTTCTAAACCGGGACGAGATCAAATCACGTTTGAAAAAGATGTTAGGTATTCTTTTGGTGATCAGCCTTTGCTCAGGCATGGCCATAATTGGGATTCTAATTTCTGGTGCCTTGGCCGAGCATTATTGGGGCTGGGTCGCAGAAGCATTCGTGATCTCAATGTTTTTAGCCGGAAAAAGCTTGGCGGATCATGTTGCGGCTGTTCGCTATGCTCTGGTGAACGAAGACTTGGAAGAAGGCCGCGTCGCCGTTTCTGCCATCGTCGGGCGTGATACGGAGGCACTTGATGAGGCCGGCGTGGTCCGCGCTGCGATCGAGTCCTTGGCTGAGAATTTTTCTGATGGTGTGGTGGCGCCTGTATTCTGGGCTTTGCTGTTCGGGTTGCCCGGCATCCTCGTCTACAAGGCGATTAATACTGCAGACAGCATGATCGGTCATAAAACGGAAAAACACCGTGATTTTGGCTGGGCGGCTGCGCGCCTGGATGATCTATTAAATTTAATTCCGGCGCGGATAAGCGGATTTCTGATCGTTGCAGGCGCTGCACTTAGCCGAGGACTGAGTGCTACGGGCGGAATTCGCACCATCATTCGGGATGCACGCCATCATCGTTCGCCAAATGCCGGGTATCCAGAGGCCGCCATGGCGGGGGTTTTGGGGGTGCGTCTTGCGGGTCCCCGCCAGTACGGTGATGAAATGATTGAGGATGCATGGATGGGGGACGGTCGGGAAGAGGCAACGCCTGATGACATTGGACAAGCGCTTCGGGTCTATTGGGTCGCACTAGCTATTTTGGCGCTGGATTGTGGCGCGCTTAGCGGGCTGCTTTTATGA
- a CDS encoding sirohydrochlorin chelatase, with protein MAKLGIMVCGHGSRNVEATDEFARLVEGIKKRFPQHPVDYGFLEFATPILHDGLENLRAQGVDHIIAVPGMLLAAGHVKNDLPSVVNEYAAEHPEIKIEFGRDLGVDTRLLVAARQRIEQALEKASDDVSREETLLMVVGRGTSDPDANSNVCKIARMLWEGMGFGWGEVCYSGVTFPLVAPGLEHAAKLGYKRIIVFPYFLFTGILVKRIYSITDEITDRYPDIEFLKAGYLNDDELVIDTFADRIEGVLEGDTNMNCQLCKYRDQVIGFEAQVGEAQAGHHHHVQGIGTEADQPHEHDHDHQHDHDHGHDHGHHHTPHPFADHPHGPAKRNPEAVD; from the coding sequence ATGGCGAAGTTGGGAATTATGGTCTGCGGACACGGCAGCCGCAACGTTGAGGCAACCGATGAATTTGCCCGGCTTGTTGAGGGTATAAAGAAACGTTTTCCGCAACATCCGGTGGATTACGGATTCTTAGAATTTGCCACGCCGATTCTCCACGATGGCCTGGAAAACCTACGCGCCCAAGGCGTGGACCACATCATCGCCGTGCCCGGCATGCTGCTGGCTGCCGGTCATGTGAAGAATGATTTACCCTCAGTGGTCAATGAATACGCCGCCGAACATCCTGAGATCAAAATTGAATTTGGCCGCGATTTGGGCGTAGACACCAGGCTTCTGGTCGCCGCCCGCCAGCGTATCGAACAAGCCTTGGAAAAGGCCAGCGATGACGTTTCCCGGGAAGAAACATTATTAATGGTGGTCGGGCGTGGCACGTCTGATCCAGATGCCAATTCCAATGTCTGTAAAATCGCCCGCATGTTGTGGGAGGGTATGGGATTCGGTTGGGGCGAAGTTTGTTATTCTGGCGTGACTTTCCCCTTAGTAGCTCCTGGCTTGGAACACGCCGCCAAGCTTGGCTACAAACGCATCATCGTTTTTCCCTATTTTTTATTCACTGGCATTTTGGTCAAACGTATTTATTCCATCACCGATGAAATTACCGATCGCTACCCAGACATTGAATTCCTAAAAGCAGGATACTTAAATGACGACGAATTGGTGATCGACACCTTCGCCGATCGCATCGAAGGCGTGTTGGAAGGCGATACCAACATGAACTGTCAGCTCTGCAAATATCGTGACCAAGTGATCGGTTTCGAAGCCCAAGTCGGAGAAGCGCAGGCGGGTCATCATCATCACGTCCAGGGTATTGGCACGGAAGCTGATCAGCCACACGAGCACGATCATGATCACCAACACGACCATGATCACGGGCATGACCATGGGCACCACCATACGCCGCACCCATTTGCCGATCACCCACACGGGCCGGCCAAACGTAATCCGGAAGCCGTCGATTAA